The proteins below come from a single Stomoxys calcitrans chromosome 1, idStoCalc2.1, whole genome shotgun sequence genomic window:
- the LOC106094341 gene encoding brachyurin, which translates to MKSFIVLSLFVAVAWAGVPRMPLHELEGRITNGELATAGQFPYQVGLSLVFGNQGAWCGGTLVSDRWVLTAAHCTDGADGVTVYLGAIDIKNDNEKGQQRIYVSKKNIVVHAEWDFNTLTNDISMIKLPVPIEFNDRIQPATLPKKNGQYSTYEGENVWASGWGRDSDAAAGITQFLRYIQVPVIKKGSCNNFYFGSITDKQICISGKNGKSTCNGDSGGPLVHKEGNVNYVIGATSFGIVLGCEKGWPGVFTRVTAYLDWIEEVSGVVNK; encoded by the coding sequence ATGAAATCCTTTATTGTTCTAAGTTTGTTTGTTGCCGTTGCATGGGCTGGCGTTCCTCGCATGCCCTTGCATGAGTTGGAGGGTCGCATCACCAATGGTGAATTGGCCACGGCTGGTCAATTCCCCTATCAGGTCGGTTTAAGTTTGGTCTTTGGCAATCAGGGTGCCTGGTGTGGTGGTACTTTGGTTTCTGATCGCTGGGTCTTGACCGCTGCTCACTGTACCGATGGTGCTGATGGTGTCACCGTGTACTTGGGTGCCATTGATATCAAGAACGATAATGAAAAGGGCCAACAACGTATCTATGTTTCCAAGAAGAACATTGTGGTGCACGCCGAATGGGATTTCAATACCTTGACCAATGATATTTCCATGATCAAATTGCCTGTTCCGATTGAATTCAATGATCGCATCCAACCTGCTACCTTGCCCAAAAAGAATGGTCAATACTCCACCTATGAAGGCGAAAATGTGTGGGCTTCCGGCTGGGGCAGAGATAGTGATGCTGCTGCTGGCATTACCCAGTTTTTGCGTTACATCCAAGTTCCTGTCATCAAGAAGGGCAGTTGCAACAACTTCTACTTTGGTTCTATCACCGACAAACAAATCTGCATTAGCGGCAAGAATGGCAAGTCCACTTGCAATGGCGATTCGGGCGGTCCCTTGGTCCACAAGGAGGGTAATGTCAACTATGTTATTGGTGCTACTTCCTTTGGTATTGTCTTGGGTTGTGAAAAGGGCTGGCCCGGTGTATTCACCCGTGTCACTGCCTACTTGGACTGGATCGAGGAAGTATCCGGTGTGGTCAACaagtaa
- the LOC106094337 gene encoding brachyurin, with protein MKSFIVFSLFVAVAWAGVMPAKRQNLPLLPRMPLDKLEGRITNGELAKAGQFPYQVGLSLVFGNQGAWCGGTLISDRWVLTAAHCTDGADGVTVYLGAIDIKNENEKGQQRVYVSKENIVVHAEWDFNTLSNDISMIKLPVAVEFNERIQPAALPKKNGQYANYEGELVWASGWGRDSDAAAGVTQFLRYIQVPVVKKSTCNNFFFGSITDKQICISGKDGKSTCNGDSGGPLVHKEGGVNYVIGATSFGIALGCEKGWPGVFTRVTAYLDWIEEVSGVVNN; from the coding sequence ATGAAGTCCTTTATTGTATTCAGTTTATTCGTGGCCGTCGCATGGGCTGGTGTCATGCCCGCCAAGCGCCAAAACCTGCCATTGTTGCCTCGCATGCCCTTGGACAAATTGGAGGGACGCATCACCAATGGTGAATTGGCCAAGGCTGGTCAATTTCCCTATCAGGTCGGTTTGAGTTTGGTCTTCGGCAACCAGGGTGCCTGGTGCGGTGGTACTTTGATTTCCGATCGCTGGGTCTTGACCGCTGCTCATTGTACCGATGGCGCTGATGGTGTTACCGTCTACTTGGGTGCCATTGATATTAAGAACGAGAACGAAAAGGGTCAACAGCGTGTGTATGTCTCCAAGGAAAACATTGTGGTGCACGCCGAATGGGATTTTAACACCTTGAGCAACGACATTTCCATGATCAAATTGCCCGTAGCCGTTGAATTCAACGAACGCATTCAACCCGCTGCCTTGCCCAAGAAGAATGGTCAGTATGCCAACTATGAAGGTGAGCTTGTCTGGGCTTCCGGCTGGGGCAGAGATAGTGATGCCGCTGCTGGTGTTACCCAATTCTTGCGTTACATCCAAGTTCCCGTTGTCAAGAAGAGCACTTGCAACAACTTCTTCTTTGGTTCCATCACCGATAAGCAAATCTGCATTAGCGGCAAAGATGGCAAATCCACCTGCAATGGTGACTCTGGCGGTCCCCTGGTCCACAAGGAAGGTGGTGTCAACTATGTCATTGGTGCTACTTCCTTTGGCATTGCCTTGGGTTGCGAAAAGGGCTGGCCCGGTGTATTTACCCGTGTTACTGCCTACTTGGACTGGATCGAGGAAGTTTCCGGTGTTGTCAACAActaa
- the LOC106094340 gene encoding brachyurin has product MKSFIVLSLFVAVAWAGVMPGRLPVLPRMPLDELESRITNGELAKPGQFPYQVGLSLVYGKDGGWCGGTLISDRWILTAAHCTDGADGVTVYLGAIDIKNDNEKGQQRVYVSKENIVVHPKWDLETVSNDISMIMLPVAVEFNDRIQPATLPKKNDHYSTYEGEKVWASGWGKDSDNAPGVSQFLRYIQVPVTDQGICNIFFFGIITDKQICISGKNGKSPCNGDSGGPLVYKEGDVNYVIGATSFVTALGCEKGWPGVFTRVTAYLDWIEEVSGVVNK; this is encoded by the coding sequence ATGAAATCCTTTATTGTGCTAAGTTTATTCGTGGCCGTTGCATGGGCTGGTGTCATGCCTGGTAGGCTTCCAGTGTTGCCTCGCATGCCCCTGGATGAATTGGAGAGTCGTATCACCAATGGTGAATTGGCCAAGCCTGGTCAATTTCCCTATCAGGTCGGTTTGAGTTTGGTCTATGGCAAAGATGGTGGCTGGTGTGGTGGTACTTTGATTTCCGATCGCTGGATCTTGACCGCTGCTCACTGTACCGATGGTGCTGATGGTGTTACCGTGTACTTGGGTGCCATTGATATCAAGAACGACAACGAAAAGGGTCAACAACGCGTCTACGTTTCTAAGGAGAATATTGTGGTTCATCCCAAATGGGATTTGGAGACTGTATCCAATGACATATCGATGATAATGTTGCCCGTTGCTGTGGAATTCAACGATCGCATCCAACCCGCTACCTTGCCCAAGAAGAACGATCATTATTCCACCTATGAAGGCGAAAAAGTCTGGGCTTCCGGATGGGGCAAAGATAGCGATAACGCTCCTGGTGTTTCCCAATTCTTACGTTACATCCAAGTTCCCGTTACCGATCAGGGAATCTGCAACATCTTTTTCTTTGGCATCATTACCGATAAACAAATCTGCATCAGTGGCAAAAATGGCAAGTCCCCCTGCAATGGTGATTCTGGTGGCCCATTGGTATACAAGGAGGGTGATGTCAACTATGTCATTGGTGCTACTTCCTTTGTTACTGCCTTGGGTTGTGAAAAGGGCTGGCCCGGTGTATTCACCCGTGTCACTGCCTACTTGGACTGGATCGAAGAAGTCTCCGGTGTAGTGaacaagtaa
- the LOC131998101 gene encoding brachyurin-like: MKLYIGLCFLVAFASAGLVPVIPLEEIEQRITNGELAKAGQFPYQVGLSLVIGNSGAWCGGTLISDRWVMTAAHCTDSADGVTIYLGAINIKDDNEKGQQRIYSSKSNIVVHPGWNPSTLSNDISLIKMPIAIEFNERIQPATLPKMDGKYSTYEGDMVWASGWGKPSDAATTVSPELRYIEVPVLKQSTCKTYYVGAVTDKMICISGKDGKSTCNGDSGGPLVYKDGGINYVIGATSFGIALGCEKGWPGVFTRVTSYLDWIEEVSGVVNK; encoded by the coding sequence ATGAAACTTTATATTGGTTTGTGCTTTTTGGTGGCCTTTGCCTCGGCTGGCTTGGTGCCGGTCATCCCATTGGAGGAAATCGAGCAACGCATCACCAATGGTGAATTGGCCAAGGCTGGTCAATTCCCCTATCAAGTTGGCTTGAGCTTGGTCATTGGCAACTCTGGAGCCTGGTGTGGTGGCACTTTGATTTCTGATCGTTGGGTCATGACTGCTGCTCACTGCACGGACAGTGCTGATGGTGTCACCATCTACTTGGGTGCCATCAATATAAAGGACGACAATGAAAAGGGTCAACAAAGAATCTACTCCTCCAAGTCTAATATTGTTGTACATCCCGGCTGGAATCCCAGCACCTTGAGCAACGATATTTCCCTGATCAAAATGCCCATTGCTATTGAATTCAATGAACGTATCCAGCCAGCCACTTTGCCCAAGATGGATGGCAAATACTCGACCTATGAAGGCGATATGGTGTGGGCTTCTGGTTGGGGCAAACCTAGTGATGCGGCCACCACCGTTTCTCCCGAACTACGCTACATTGAGGTGCCAGTTTTGAAGCAGAGCACCTGTAAGACCTACTACGTAGGTGCCGTAACTGATAAGATGATTTGCATTAGCGGCAAAGATGGCAAATCCACCTGCAATGGTGACTCGGGCGGCCCCTTGGTCTACAAGGATGGTGGTATTAACTACGTTATCGGAGCTACTTCCTTTGGCATTGCTTTGGGCTGTGAGAAGGGCTGGCCCGGTGTATTCACCCGTGTCACATCTTACCTGGATTGGATCGAAGAGGTATCGGGTGTTGTCAATAAGTAA
- the LOC106094339 gene encoding brachyurin-like, with protein MKIAIALSLLVAVASAGVMPGLQQRLPLMPVMPLEELEERITNGELAKAGQFPYQVGLSLVFGNQGAWCGGTLISDRWILTAAHCTDGADGVTVYLGAIDIKDDHEKGQQRIYTSKSNIVIHDHWDPSTLSNDISLIKLPVVVEFNERIKPATLPKKDGKYSTYEGDMVWASGWGKDSDAATSVSPLLRYIEVPVLKQSTCRTYYVGMVTEKMICISGKDGKSTCNGDSGGPLVHKEGGVNYVIGATSFGIALGCEKGWPGVFTRVTSYLDWIEEKSGVVNK; from the coding sequence ATGAAAATCGCAATTGCTCTGAGTTTGTTGGTGGCCGTTGCCTCGGCTGGCGTTATGCCCGGCTTGCAACAACGTCTTCCCTTGATGCCCGTCATGCCTTTGGAGGAATTGGAAGAACGCATTACCAATGGTGAATTGGCCAAGGCTGGTCAATTCCCCTATCAAGTTGGTTTGAGTTTGGTCTTCGGCAACCAGGGTGCCTGGTGCGGTGGTACTTTGATTTCCGATCGTTGGATCTTGACCGCTGCTCACTGTACCGATGGCGCTGATGGCGTCACCGTCTACTTGGGTGCCATCGACATCAAGGATGACCATGAAAAGGGCCAACAAAGAATCTACACCTCCAAGTCCAACATTGTCATCCACGATCACTGGGATCCCAGCACCTTGAGCAATGACATTTCTTTGATCAAATTGCCCGTTGTCGTTGAATTCAACGAACGCATCAAGCCTGCCACTTTGCCCAAGAAGGACGGTAAATACTCCACCTATGAAGGCGATATGGTCTGGGCCTCTGGCTGGGGTAAGGACAGTGATGCCGCCACCTCTGTTTCCCCCTTGTTGCGTTACATCGAAGTTCCCGTTTTGAAGCAGAGCACCTGCAGAACCTACTACGTGGGCATGGTCACCGAAAAGATGATCTGCATCAGCGGCAAGGATGGCAAATCCACCTGCAATGGTGACTCGGGCGGTCCCTTGGTCCACAAGGAAGGTGGTGTCAACTATGTCATTGGTGCTACTTCCTTCGGTATTGCCTTGGGTTGCGAAAAGGGCTGGCCCGGTGTATTCACCCGTGTCACCTCCTACTTGGACTGGATCGAAGAGAAATCTGGTGTTGTTAACAAGTAG